One stretch of Burkholderia pyrrocinia DNA includes these proteins:
- a CDS encoding GlcG/HbpS family heme-binding protein, whose amino-acid sequence MQTKPELELADADRMLAAARAEAERHGWAVSIAVVDDGGHLLAFARLNGASPASATIAQDKARAAALGRRETKAYEDMINGGRTAFLSVPLTGLLEGGVPVTVGGRIAGAIGVSGVKSEQDAQIARVGTQSVAT is encoded by the coding sequence ATGCAGACGAAACCCGAACTCGAACTCGCCGATGCCGACCGCATGCTCGCCGCCGCCCGCGCGGAAGCGGAACGCCACGGCTGGGCCGTGTCGATCGCCGTCGTCGACGACGGCGGCCACCTGCTCGCGTTCGCGCGGCTGAACGGCGCATCGCCGGCCAGCGCGACCATCGCGCAGGACAAGGCGCGCGCAGCGGCGCTCGGCCGTCGCGAGACGAAGGCTTATGAGGATATGATCAACGGTGGCCGCACCGCGTTTCTCAGCGTGCCGCTGACGGGGTTGCTCGAAGGCGGCGTGCCGGTCACGGTCGGCGGCCGGATTGCGGGCGCGATCGGCGTGTCTGGCGTAAAGTCCGAGCAGGACGCGCAGATCGCCCGCGTCGGCACACAAAGCGTCGCGACATAA
- the glcD gene encoding glycolate oxidase subunit GlcD: MSFIYDERIDGPLATVGRDTLVAALHAAAPGLDVLHEREALKPFECDGLAAYRTVPLAVVLPDTVEQVRAVLRVAAAHGVPVVARGAGTGLSGGAMPLEKGILLVMAKFNRILDIDPDAGTARVQPGVRNLAISQAAAPHGLYYAPDPSSQIACSIGGNVAENAGGVHCLKYGLTVHNILKVEILTIDGDTLTLGADALDAPGFDLLALFTGSEGMLGIVTEVTVKLLPKPPCVKVLMASFDDVAEAGAAVARIIGAGVIPGGLEMMDNLAIRAAEDFIHAGYPVDAQAILLCELDGAASDVDEDAERVAALLRDAGATEIRVARDEAERQRFWAGRKNAFPAVGRMSPDYYCMDGTIPRRELPRVLEGIAALSAEYGLPVANVFHAGDGNMHPLILFDANRPGELDRAEALGGRILELCVAAGGSITGEHGVGREKINQMCVQFNADEITFFHAVKAAFDPQGLLNPGKNIPTLHRCAEFGAMHVHHGKLPFPELERF; this comes from the coding sequence ATGAGTTTCATCTACGACGAACGGATCGACGGCCCGCTGGCGACCGTCGGCCGCGACACGCTCGTCGCCGCGCTGCATGCGGCGGCGCCCGGCCTCGACGTGCTGCACGAACGCGAGGCGCTCAAGCCGTTCGAATGCGACGGCCTCGCCGCGTACCGCACGGTGCCGCTCGCGGTCGTGCTGCCCGACACGGTCGAGCAGGTGCGCGCGGTGCTGCGCGTCGCGGCCGCGCACGGCGTGCCGGTGGTGGCGCGCGGTGCGGGCACGGGGCTGTCGGGCGGCGCGATGCCGCTCGAAAAAGGCATCCTGCTCGTGATGGCGAAGTTCAACCGGATTCTCGACATCGACCCCGACGCCGGCACCGCGCGCGTGCAGCCCGGCGTGCGCAACCTCGCGATCTCGCAGGCGGCCGCGCCGCACGGCCTCTACTACGCGCCCGATCCGTCGTCGCAGATCGCGTGCTCGATCGGCGGCAACGTCGCCGAAAACGCGGGCGGCGTGCACTGCCTGAAATACGGGCTCACGGTGCACAACATCCTGAAGGTCGAGATCCTGACGATCGACGGCGACACGCTCACGCTCGGCGCCGACGCGCTCGACGCACCGGGCTTCGACCTGCTTGCGCTGTTCACCGGCTCCGAAGGCATGCTCGGCATCGTCACGGAAGTGACCGTGAAGCTGCTGCCGAAACCGCCGTGCGTGAAGGTGCTGATGGCGAGCTTCGACGACGTCGCCGAGGCGGGCGCGGCGGTCGCGCGGATCATCGGCGCGGGCGTGATTCCCGGCGGCCTCGAGATGATGGACAACCTCGCGATCCGCGCGGCCGAGGATTTCATCCACGCGGGCTACCCGGTCGATGCGCAGGCGATCCTGCTGTGCGAGCTCGACGGGGCGGCGAGCGACGTCGACGAGGATGCAGAACGCGTCGCCGCGCTGCTGCGCGACGCGGGCGCAACCGAGATCCGCGTCGCGCGCGACGAGGCCGAGCGGCAGCGCTTCTGGGCCGGCCGCAAGAACGCGTTCCCCGCGGTCGGCCGCATGTCGCCCGACTACTACTGCATGGACGGCACGATCCCGCGCCGCGAGCTGCCGCGCGTGCTCGAAGGGATCGCCGCGCTGTCTGCCGAATACGGGCTGCCGGTCGCGAACGTGTTCCACGCGGGCGACGGCAACATGCACCCGCTGATCCTGTTCGACGCGAACCGGCCCGGCGAGCTCGACCGCGCGGAAGCGCTCGGCGGCCGGATCCTCGAGCTGTGCGTCGCGGCGGGCGGCAGCATCACCGGCGAGCACGGCGTCGGACGCGAGAAGATCAACCAGATGTGCGTGCAGTTCAACGCCGACGAAATCACGTTCTTCCACGCGGTGAAGGCCGCATTCGATCCGCAGGGGCTGCTCAATCCCGGCAAGAACATCCCGACGCTGCACCGCTGCGCCGAATTCGGCGCGATGCACGTCCATCACGGCAAGCTGCCGTTTCCCGAACTGGAGCGCTTCTGA
- the glcE gene encoding glycolate oxidase subunit GlcE → MRREIESIDDSAALVAQVDAAIHDRQPLHIRGAGTKAFLGRPVEGRTLDVRTHRGVVAYDPTELVVTARAGTPLADLEAMLDSAGQMLPCEPPAFGGAATVGGMFAAALSGPRRPWAGAVRDFVLGCRVITGHAKHLRFGGEVMKNVAGYDVSRLLAGSFGCLGVVTEVSMKVLPKPRATCDLALPLAAGEAMQRVAAWRRAGLPLAGACHADGVLRVRIEGGEGSVKAARDTIGGDRMDDIDDAFWARLRDLALPFFDDPRPLWRVSVPAAAPLDALPGALLADWGGAQRWLKSDAAPADVQRLAAQWGGHATCFTPGTTHEPFQPLPSALLRVHRRLKAQLDPHAIFNPGRLYADL, encoded by the coding sequence ATGCGACGCGAAATCGAATCGATCGACGACAGCGCAGCGCTCGTCGCCCAGGTCGACGCCGCGATCCACGACCGCCAGCCGCTGCACATCCGCGGCGCCGGCACGAAGGCGTTCCTCGGCCGCCCCGTCGAAGGCCGCACGCTCGACGTGCGCACGCATCGTGGCGTCGTCGCGTACGACCCGACCGAGCTCGTCGTCACCGCGCGCGCGGGCACGCCGCTCGCCGATCTCGAAGCGATGCTCGACTCGGCCGGCCAGATGCTGCCGTGCGAGCCGCCCGCGTTCGGCGGCGCGGCAACGGTCGGCGGGATGTTCGCGGCGGCGCTGTCGGGGCCGCGCCGTCCGTGGGCCGGCGCGGTGCGCGACTTCGTGCTCGGCTGCCGCGTGATCACCGGCCACGCGAAGCACCTGCGCTTCGGCGGCGAGGTGATGAAGAACGTCGCGGGCTACGACGTGTCGCGTCTGCTCGCCGGCAGCTTCGGCTGCCTCGGCGTCGTGACCGAGGTATCGATGAAGGTGCTGCCGAAGCCGCGTGCGACGTGCGATCTCGCGTTGCCGCTCGCCGCTGGCGAGGCCATGCAGCGCGTCGCCGCGTGGCGGCGCGCGGGGCTGCCGCTCGCGGGCGCGTGCCACGCGGACGGCGTGCTGCGCGTGCGGATCGAAGGCGGCGAGGGCTCGGTGAAGGCCGCGCGCGACACGATCGGCGGCGACCGGATGGACGACATCGACGACGCGTTCTGGGCACGGCTGCGCGATCTCGCGCTGCCGTTCTTCGACGATCCGCGCCCGCTGTGGCGCGTGTCGGTGCCGGCCGCCGCACCGCTCGACGCGTTGCCCGGCGCATTGCTCGCCGACTGGGGCGGCGCGCAGCGCTGGCTGAAGAGCGACGCCGCGCCGGCCGACGTGCAGCGGCTCGCCGCGCAATGGGGCGGCCACGCGACCTGCTTCACGCCGGGCACGACACACGAGCCGTTCCAGCCGCTGCCGAGCGCACTGCTGCGCGTGCACCGGCGGCTCAAGGCGCAACTCGACCCGCACGCGATTTTCAATCCCGGGCGCCTGTACGCCGACCTCTGA
- a CDS encoding carbohydrate ABC transporter permease — protein MSSPITSTQPAGAAPPPRGASAAALPARRPSPAVRRQRRAAWLFLAPACAMVAVYVIWPIMSTLSLSLYNWDGMTERSFVGLANYVELLHAPTFYTALRNNVIWLALFMLAPPLGLALALYLNQAVGGIRLVKSLFFAPFVLSGVVVGLIFSWFYDPTFGLLALLAGHGIPVLGDARYATLGIVFAALWPQTAYCMILYLTGLTSVNPEQIEAARMEGARGFALLWHVVLPQLRPTTFMAIVVTVIGALRSFDLISVMTSGGPFESSTVLAYYMYDQAIKYYRLGYSASIAVVLFAIMLVYIVFQLRRMLRNEQ, from the coding sequence GTGTCCAGTCCGATCACGTCCACCCAGCCCGCCGGCGCCGCGCCGCCGCCGCGCGGAGCATCCGCCGCCGCGCTGCCCGCGCGCCGCCCGTCGCCTGCCGTGCGGCGGCAACGGCGCGCCGCGTGGCTCTTTCTCGCGCCGGCCTGCGCAATGGTTGCCGTCTATGTGATCTGGCCGATCATGTCGACGCTGTCGCTGAGCCTGTACAACTGGGACGGGATGACCGAGCGCAGCTTCGTCGGGCTCGCGAACTACGTCGAACTGCTGCACGCGCCGACGTTCTACACCGCGCTGCGCAACAACGTGATCTGGCTCGCGCTGTTCATGCTCGCGCCGCCGCTCGGCCTCGCGCTCGCGCTGTATTTGAACCAGGCGGTCGGCGGCATCCGGCTCGTGAAATCGCTGTTCTTCGCGCCGTTCGTGCTATCCGGCGTGGTCGTCGGCCTGATCTTCTCGTGGTTCTACGATCCGACCTTCGGGCTGCTCGCGCTGCTCGCCGGGCACGGCATCCCGGTGCTCGGGGATGCGCGCTACGCGACGCTCGGCATCGTATTCGCCGCGCTGTGGCCGCAAACGGCGTACTGCATGATCCTGTACCTGACCGGCCTCACGTCGGTCAACCCGGAACAGATCGAGGCGGCGCGGATGGAAGGCGCGCGCGGCTTCGCGCTGCTGTGGCACGTCGTGCTGCCGCAACTGCGGCCGACCACCTTCATGGCGATCGTCGTCACGGTGATCGGCGCGCTGCGCAGCTTCGACCTGATCTCGGTAATGACGAGCGGCGGCCCGTTCGAGAGCTCGACCGTGCTTGCGTATTACATGTACGACCAGGCGATCAAGTACTACCGGCTCGGTTATTCCGCGTCGATCGCGGTCGTGCTGTTCGCGATCATGCTCGTCTACATCGTGTTCCAGTTGCGCCGCATGCTGCGCAACGAGCAATAA
- the glcC gene encoding transcriptional regulator GlcC, whose translation MEMQDREGPARRVADVVAERIEKLIVDGVLKAGQALPSERRLTEKLGVSRTAVREGMKLLHARGIIDTMHGKGSFVASLTPQREITPMMHLLGSQPRTLYDLFEVRGMLEAEAARLAALRGTSADFILIKRRYDEMTAADAQDLDPAARAKLDHAFHLAICEASHNPVLVNTLQSLTDLLLSSVFASVNNLYHREPLKKQIDRQHARLYNAVTGRLPEQARKAASEHIRQCVEYLREIEQEEQRLVRSTLRLEGWT comes from the coding sequence ATGGAAATGCAGGATCGAGAGGGGCCGGCGCGGCGCGTGGCCGACGTCGTCGCCGAGCGGATCGAGAAGCTGATCGTCGACGGCGTGCTGAAGGCCGGGCAGGCGCTGCCGTCCGAACGGCGGCTGACCGAGAAGCTCGGCGTATCGCGCACGGCCGTGCGCGAAGGAATGAAGCTGCTGCACGCGCGCGGGATCATCGACACGATGCACGGCAAGGGTTCGTTCGTCGCGAGCCTGACCCCGCAGCGCGAAATCACGCCGATGATGCATCTGCTCGGCTCGCAGCCGCGCACGCTGTACGACCTGTTCGAGGTGCGCGGGATGCTCGAGGCCGAGGCCGCGCGGCTCGCCGCGTTGCGCGGCACGTCGGCCGACTTCATCCTGATCAAGCGCCGCTACGACGAAATGACGGCGGCCGACGCGCAGGATCTCGACCCCGCCGCGCGCGCGAAGCTCGATCACGCGTTCCATCTCGCGATCTGCGAGGCGTCGCACAACCCCGTGCTCGTCAACACGCTGCAGTCGCTGACCGACCTGCTGCTCAGTTCGGTGTTCGCGTCGGTGAACAACCTCTATCACCGCGAGCCGCTGAAGAAGCAGATCGATCGGCAGCATGCGCGGCTCTACAACGCGGTGACGGGGCGGCTGCCCGAGCAGGCGCGCAAGGCCGCGAGCGAACATATCCGCCAGTGCGTCGAGTATCTGCGCGAGATCGAGCAGGAGGAGCAGCGGCTCGTGCGTTCGACGTTGCGGCTTGAAGGGTGGACTTAG
- a CDS encoding beta-galactosidase, with product MRLGVCYYPEHWPESMWANDARRMKALGIEQVRIAEFAWSRIEPSPGEYDWGWLDRAVDVLGAAGLEIVMCTPTATPPKWLVDRHPDILAIGADGRPRAFGSRRHYDFSSPTYLEASRQICTAVAERYGRHPAVRYWQTDNELGCHQTVVSYSPAALVRFREWLKARYGTIGALNRAWGTVFWSMEYRNFDEVDAPVGTVTEAHPSHRLDYRRFASDEVARYHRMQVDVIRAHSPGRPVAHNFMQLFTEFDHYEVARDLDIATWDSYPLGALEEQWFAPDVKARWLRTGHPDFASFNHDVYRGMSKLPFWVMEQQPGPVNWAHWNPAPLPGMVRLWSWEAFAHGAGCVSYFRWRQAPFAQEQMHAGLHTPDDQLDEGGREAQRVAREIAAVHDAGADADAPVRAPVALIYDYEAKWLFEVQPQGADFHYPRFAFEYYSALRSLGFDVDVVSVHAPLDGYRLVVVPPLPIVPDDFAARLAASGAHAVFGPRTGSKTVDLQIPPALPPGPLASILPIRVWRVESLRPNVTERIDGTLRDGSPLAGDARHWRDFVELHDDTRSVVRARFADGHPACVSHGALHYWAALFDDATTARLFADVAAEAGLAPTPLGDGVRVSRRGGLTYVFNYGSTPHTIDAVPPSAFVLGAAQVEPQGVAVYRSRS from the coding sequence ATGCGCCTCGGAGTCTGCTATTACCCGGAACACTGGCCGGAATCGATGTGGGCGAACGATGCCCGCCGGATGAAAGCGCTCGGCATCGAGCAGGTGCGGATCGCCGAATTCGCATGGAGCCGCATCGAGCCGTCGCCGGGCGAATACGACTGGGGCTGGCTCGACCGCGCGGTCGACGTGCTCGGCGCGGCCGGCCTCGAGATCGTGATGTGCACGCCGACCGCGACGCCGCCGAAATGGCTGGTCGACCGTCATCCCGACATCCTCGCGATCGGCGCGGACGGCCGGCCGCGCGCGTTCGGTTCGCGCCGCCACTACGACTTCTCGTCGCCGACCTATCTCGAAGCGTCGCGCCAGATCTGCACGGCGGTCGCCGAACGCTACGGCCGCCACCCGGCCGTGCGCTACTGGCAGACCGACAACGAGCTGGGTTGCCACCAGACGGTCGTCAGCTACTCGCCGGCCGCGCTCGTGCGCTTTCGCGAATGGCTGAAGGCGCGCTACGGCACGATCGGCGCGCTGAACCGCGCGTGGGGCACCGTGTTCTGGAGCATGGAGTATCGCAACTTCGACGAAGTCGATGCGCCCGTCGGCACCGTGACCGAGGCCCATCCGTCGCATCGCCTCGACTACCGGCGCTTCGCGTCGGACGAGGTCGCGCGCTATCACCGGATGCAGGTCGACGTGATCCGCGCGCACTCGCCGGGCCGGCCCGTCGCGCACAACTTCATGCAGCTGTTCACCGAGTTCGACCACTACGAGGTGGCGCGCGACCTCGACATCGCGACGTGGGACAGCTATCCGCTCGGCGCACTCGAGGAGCAATGGTTCGCGCCCGACGTGAAGGCGCGCTGGCTGCGCACCGGCCATCCCGATTTCGCGTCGTTCAATCACGACGTGTATCGCGGCATGTCGAAGCTGCCGTTCTGGGTGATGGAGCAGCAGCCGGGGCCCGTGAACTGGGCGCATTGGAACCCCGCGCCGCTGCCGGGCATGGTGCGCCTGTGGAGCTGGGAGGCGTTCGCGCACGGCGCCGGCTGCGTGTCGTACTTCCGCTGGCGGCAGGCGCCGTTCGCGCAGGAGCAGATGCATGCGGGCCTGCACACGCCGGACGACCAGCTCGACGAAGGCGGCCGCGAAGCGCAACGCGTCGCGCGCGAGATCGCGGCCGTGCACGATGCCGGCGCGGATGCGGACGCTCCGGTGCGCGCGCCCGTCGCGCTGATCTACGACTACGAGGCGAAGTGGCTGTTCGAGGTGCAGCCGCAAGGCGCCGATTTCCACTACCCGCGCTTCGCGTTCGAGTACTACTCGGCGCTGCGCTCGCTCGGCTTCGACGTCGACGTGGTCTCCGTGCATGCGCCGCTCGACGGCTATCGGCTCGTGGTCGTGCCGCCGCTGCCGATCGTGCCGGACGATTTCGCGGCACGGCTCGCCGCATCGGGCGCACATGCCGTGTTCGGGCCGCGCACCGGCTCGAAGACCGTCGATCTGCAGATTCCGCCGGCGCTGCCGCCCGGCCCGCTCGCGTCGATCCTGCCGATCCGCGTGTGGCGCGTCGAATCGCTGCGGCCGAACGTGACCGAACGGATCGACGGCACGCTGCGCGACGGCTCGCCGCTCGCGGGCGATGCGCGCCACTGGCGCGACTTCGTCGAGCTGCACGACGACACGCGCAGCGTCGTGCGTGCACGCTTCGCCGACGGTCATCCGGCCTGCGTGTCGCATGGCGCGCTGCACTACTGGGCCGCACTGTTCGACGACGCGACCACCGCGCGACTGTTCGCCGATGTCGCGGCCGAAGCGGGCCTCGCGCCGACGCCGCTCGGCGACGGCGTGCGCGTAAGCCGGCGCGGCGGCCTGACCTACGTATTCAACTATGGAAGCACGCCGCACACGATCGACGCGGTGCCGCCGTCCGCGTTCGTGCTCGGCGCCGCGCAGGTCGAGCCGCAAGGCGTCGCCGTGTATCGAAGCCGTTCGTAG
- a CDS encoding ABC transporter substrate-binding protein, with the protein MTHRPLRAAARLAAAAAIAFASFGAAAPASAGTLTVNIAFKGASQRAVWQSTLDAFHKAHPDIDVKATFVDEEAYKVQLPAWLTTVAPDVVNWHAGERMAYYAKRGLFEDLSGDWTKNGWGAMYASTRDASSYNGKQYAAPTVYYSWGLFYRKDLFRKVGIADEPKTWDQFLDACKKLKAAGITPVALGGRDAWTLAGWFDYLDLRVNGNAFHQQLMAGDVPYTDPRVKKVYTTWKSLIDAGYFIDNALSYDLDGAQPFLFQGKAAMMLMGTFIAAGFPPNVKQEMGYYRFPIIDPKVPTAEDGPVESLHIPTKAKNKADAHTFLAFVETPEMGAKLAEGLGSLSANSKSPEPADPISRIGFRILADTKGGVAQFYDRDMTKEMADEGMKGMQQFLADPAQLDTVLAQLEQTRKRIYKK; encoded by the coding sequence ATGACACATCGCCCCCTTCGCGCCGCCGCCCGGCTCGCCGCGGCCGCCGCCATCGCGTTCGCTTCGTTCGGTGCCGCCGCGCCGGCGAGCGCCGGCACGCTGACCGTCAACATCGCGTTCAAGGGCGCCAGCCAGCGCGCGGTCTGGCAGTCGACGCTCGACGCGTTCCACAAGGCGCATCCCGACATCGACGTGAAGGCGACCTTCGTCGACGAGGAAGCGTACAAGGTGCAGCTCCCCGCGTGGCTCACGACCGTCGCGCCGGACGTCGTGAACTGGCACGCGGGCGAGCGGATGGCGTACTACGCGAAACGCGGGCTGTTCGAGGACCTGAGCGGCGACTGGACGAAGAACGGCTGGGGTGCGATGTATGCGTCGACGCGCGACGCATCGTCGTATAACGGCAAGCAGTACGCGGCGCCGACCGTCTATTACTCGTGGGGGCTGTTCTACCGCAAGGACCTGTTCCGCAAGGTCGGCATCGCCGACGAGCCGAAGACCTGGGACCAGTTTCTCGATGCGTGCAAGAAGCTGAAGGCGGCCGGCATCACACCGGTCGCGCTCGGCGGCCGCGACGCGTGGACGCTCGCCGGCTGGTTCGACTATCTCGACCTGCGCGTGAACGGCAACGCGTTCCACCAGCAGTTGATGGCCGGCGACGTGCCGTACACCGACCCGCGCGTGAAGAAGGTCTACACGACGTGGAAATCGCTGATCGATGCCGGCTACTTCATCGACAACGCGCTGTCCTACGATCTCGACGGCGCGCAGCCGTTCCTGTTCCAGGGCAAGGCCGCGATGATGCTGATGGGCACCTTCATCGCGGCGGGTTTCCCGCCGAACGTGAAACAGGAAATGGGCTACTACCGCTTCCCGATCATCGACCCGAAGGTGCCGACCGCCGAGGACGGTCCGGTCGAATCGCTGCACATCCCGACGAAAGCGAAGAACAAGGCCGACGCGCACACGTTCCTCGCCTTCGTGGAAACGCCCGAGATGGGCGCGAAGCTCGCGGAGGGCCTCGGCTCGCTGTCGGCCAACAGCAAGTCGCCCGAGCCGGCCGATCCGATCTCGCGCATCGGCTTCCGGATTCTTGCCGACACGAAGGGCGGCGTCGCGCAGTTCTACGATCGCGACATGACGAAGGAAATGGCCGACGAGGGGATGAAGGGCATGCAGCAGTTCCTGGCCGATCCCGCGCAGCTCGATACGGTGCTTGCGCAGCTCGAACAGACCCGCAAGCGGATCTACAAGAAGTGA
- the glcF gene encoding glycolate oxidase subunit GlcF → MQTNLSEASKTLARADEAEAILRACVHCGFCNATCPTYQVLGNELDGPRGRIYLIKQLLEGEPCGERTQRHLDRCLTCRNCETTCPSGVRYHTLLDIGRAEAEKRSQRPARERLLRAGLRHVVPRPATFAALLKAGRALRPLLPGALQDKIPAAVPAAAPRPAVRHARRVLMLEGCVQPALSPNTNAAAARVLDRLGISVSPAREAGCCGATEYHLNAQDAGLARARRNIDAWWPAIEAGAEAIVLTASGCGAFVKEYGDLLRSDPVYAEKARRVSALAHDLAEVIAAEPLDALADATPRRVAVHCPCTLQHAQRLGGAVESILTRLGFDLTNVADGHLCCGSAGTYSLTQPELATKLRDNRLDALEAVRPDLIVTANVGCQTHLNSAGRTPVRHWIELVDNRLIN, encoded by the coding sequence ATGCAAACCAATCTCAGCGAAGCAAGCAAGACCCTCGCCCGGGCCGACGAAGCGGAAGCGATCCTGCGCGCGTGCGTGCACTGCGGCTTCTGCAATGCGACCTGCCCGACCTACCAGGTGCTCGGCAACGAGCTCGACGGGCCGCGCGGCCGCATCTACCTGATCAAGCAACTGCTTGAAGGCGAGCCGTGCGGCGAGCGCACGCAGCGGCATCTCGACCGCTGCCTGACCTGCCGCAACTGCGAGACGACCTGCCCGTCCGGCGTGCGCTATCACACGCTGCTCGACATCGGCCGCGCGGAAGCCGAGAAGCGCTCGCAGCGGCCCGCGCGCGAGCGCCTGCTGCGCGCGGGGCTGCGTCACGTGGTACCGCGCCCGGCGACGTTCGCCGCATTATTGAAGGCCGGCCGCGCGCTGCGCCCGCTGCTGCCCGGCGCGCTGCAGGACAAGATCCCGGCCGCCGTGCCCGCGGCCGCGCCGCGCCCGGCCGTGCGTCATGCGCGGCGCGTGCTGATGCTCGAAGGCTGCGTGCAGCCCGCGCTGTCGCCGAACACCAATGCGGCCGCCGCGCGCGTGCTCGACCGGCTCGGCATCAGCGTGAGCCCGGCGCGCGAGGCCGGCTGCTGCGGCGCGACCGAATATCACCTGAACGCGCAGGACGCCGGCCTCGCCCGCGCACGCCGCAACATCGACGCGTGGTGGCCCGCGATCGAAGCCGGCGCCGAAGCGATCGTGCTGACGGCGAGCGGCTGCGGCGCGTTCGTCAAGGAATACGGCGACCTGCTGCGCTCCGACCCCGTCTATGCGGAGAAGGCGCGCCGCGTCAGCGCGCTCGCGCACGATCTCGCCGAGGTGATCGCGGCCGAGCCGCTCGATGCGCTGGCCGATGCGACGCCACGCCGCGTCGCGGTCCATTGCCCGTGCACGCTGCAGCACGCGCAGCGTCTCGGCGGCGCGGTCGAAAGCATCCTGACGCGGCTCGGCTTCGATCTGACGAATGTCGCCGACGGCCACCTGTGCTGCGGCTCGGCCGGCACGTATTCGCTGACGCAGCCCGAACTCGCGACGAAACTGCGCGACAACAGGCTCGATGCGCTGGAAGCCGTGCGGCCGGACCTGATTGTCACGGCCAACGTCGGCTGCCAGACTCACTTGAACAGCGCGGGCCGCACGCCCGTGCGCCACTGGATCGAGCTCGTCGACAACCGACTGATCAACTGA
- a CDS encoding carbohydrate ABC transporter permease → MFPTPVAQWKPVSRRLYKLSLPVALLIWLLPMIAVFVTSVRSTEELVEGHYWGWPRHFAMVENYRDALTTSPMLHYFWNSVQITVPSVLGSIALASMAGFALATYRFRGNAALFGTFVAGNFVPVQVLMIPVRDLSLRLGVFNTVEALILFHVAFQTGFCTLFLRNFIKQLPFELIEAARIEGAGEWTVFWRIVLPLIRPALAALAILVFTFVWNDYFWALCLTQGDEAAPITAGVAALKGQWTTSWNLVSAGSILAALPSVAMFFAMQKHFVAGLTFGATKG, encoded by the coding sequence ATGTTTCCGACTCCCGTTGCCCAATGGAAGCCCGTCTCGCGCCGGCTGTACAAGCTGTCGCTGCCCGTCGCGCTGCTGATCTGGCTGCTGCCGATGATTGCGGTGTTCGTCACGTCGGTGCGCTCGACCGAGGAACTGGTCGAAGGGCACTACTGGGGCTGGCCGCGACACTTCGCGATGGTCGAGAACTATCGCGACGCGCTGACGACGTCGCCGATGCTGCATTACTTCTGGAACAGCGTGCAGATCACCGTGCCGTCCGTGCTCGGCTCGATCGCGCTCGCGTCGATGGCCGGCTTCGCGCTCGCGACCTACCGGTTTCGCGGCAATGCCGCGCTGTTCGGCACGTTCGTCGCCGGCAACTTCGTGCCGGTGCAGGTGCTGATGATTCCGGTGCGCGACCTGTCGCTCCGGCTCGGCGTGTTCAATACCGTCGAAGCGCTGATCCTGTTCCACGTCGCGTTCCAGACCGGCTTCTGCACGCTGTTCCTGCGCAACTTCATCAAGCAGCTGCCGTTCGAGCTGATCGAGGCCGCGCGCATCGAGGGCGCGGGCGAATGGACGGTGTTCTGGCGGATCGTGCTACCGCTGATCCGGCCTGCGTTGGCTGCGCTGGCGATTCTCGTTTTTACGTTCGTGTGGAATGACTACTTCTGGGCGCTGTGCCTCACGCAAGGTGATGAAGCCGCACCGATCACCGCGGGCGTCGCGGCGCTGAAGGGGCAGTGGACGACGTCGTGGAACCTCGTGTCGGCCGGCTCGATCCTCGCCGCGCTGCCTTCCGTCGCGATGTTCTTCGCGATGCAGAAGCATTTCGTCGCGGGGCTCACGTTCGGCGCGACGAAAGGCTGA
- a CDS encoding DUF4258 domain-containing protein, which produces MGQPSKRQLEKHIRVCAAVSANIVFVGHARDRMRQRKINDPMVLETLRKGVIVNEPEPDMRASGLRCVMERYVSGVNVGVAVLVDHPAPHLTVITVMEVTKR; this is translated from the coding sequence TTGGGGCAACCATCCAAACGACAGCTCGAGAAGCACATCCGGGTATGTGCGGCCGTTTCAGCGAACATCGTGTTCGTCGGCCATGCACGCGACCGGATGCGGCAGCGGAAGATCAACGATCCGATGGTGCTGGAAACGTTGCGCAAGGGCGTCATCGTGAACGAGCCTGAACCGGACATGCGGGCATCGGGCCTGCGCTGTGTGATGGAGCGATATGTATCGGGCGTCAATGTCGGCGTGGCCGTACTCGTGGATCATCCCGCTCCTCACCTCACGGTGATCACCGTGATGGAAGTCACCAAACGCTGA